A genomic stretch from Algoriphagus halophilus includes:
- the yiaK gene encoding 3-dehydro-L-gulonate 2-dehydrogenase, giving the protein MNDLNISFEELSKTLESVLQRYGFDTQRAEKCALLFAQTDLDGVRSHGVNRFLKLLEFIRKGYVNPTKEPEIESNLGVFERWDGQLGVGNLNADFAMGRAIKISEQLGIGCVALKNTNHWMRGGNFGWQAVKAGKIGICFTNTKANMPAWGGSEPKLGNNPLVIGIPRSEGPVVLDMAMSQFAYGKLSVFSMAGKKAPYAAGFDQEGNLTNDPKTIIENEMALPAGMWKGAGLSLVLDLLAALLSGGDSTHEVDLSGEEIGLSQVFLCFDPKKLELEDWFDQKGNEIINELKSSKVFEGKEVLYPGENVLRTREKNRVEGIPVNREVWSQILNELQK; this is encoded by the coding sequence ATGAATGATCTGAACATAAGTTTTGAGGAACTGTCCAAGACATTGGAAAGTGTGCTGCAGCGCTATGGCTTTGATACCCAAAGAGCTGAAAAATGTGCATTGCTTTTTGCTCAAACGGATCTTGATGGAGTTCGGTCTCATGGCGTAAATCGATTTTTGAAACTTCTGGAATTTATTCGGAAAGGTTATGTAAATCCTACTAAGGAACCTGAAATAGAAAGTAATCTGGGGGTGTTTGAGCGTTGGGATGGTCAATTGGGAGTAGGGAACTTAAATGCTGACTTTGCCATGGGGAGGGCGATCAAGATTTCTGAGCAATTAGGGATAGGCTGCGTCGCTTTAAAAAACACCAACCATTGGATGCGCGGAGGAAATTTTGGTTGGCAGGCGGTAAAGGCAGGTAAAATTGGGATTTGTTTTACCAATACCAAAGCAAATATGCCCGCTTGGGGAGGCAGTGAACCTAAGCTTGGGAACAATCCATTAGTGATAGGGATACCCCGATCAGAAGGCCCAGTGGTGTTGGACATGGCCATGTCCCAATTTGCCTACGGGAAACTTTCCGTGTTCTCCATGGCAGGAAAAAAAGCTCCTTATGCAGCTGGATTTGATCAGGAGGGGAATCTGACTAATGATCCGAAGACCATCATCGAAAATGAAATGGCACTTCCGGCAGGTATGTGGAAAGGAGCAGGACTGTCCTTGGTTCTGGATCTATTGGCCGCTTTACTTTCTGGAGGCGATAGTACGCATGAAGTAGATCTATCCGGTGAAGAAATAGGGCTTTCCCAGGTGTTTTTATGCTTTGATCCAAAGAAATTGGAATTAGAAGATTGGTTCGATCAAAAAGGAAATGAGATTATAAATGAACTCAAAAGTTCCAAGGTGTTTGAAGGAAAGGAAGTTTTGTACCCGGGAGAGAATGTCCTAAGGACTAGAGAGAAAAATAGAGTAGAAGGAATTCCTGTCAACAGGGAGGTCTGGAGTCAAATTTTAAATGAGTTACAAAAATGA
- a CDS encoding rhamnogalacturonan acetylesterase has product MKLFVILLSLFSLGVAVIFGDIVSEEEITFFMVGDSTMADKPYTGSNPEKGWGQVFPLYFKEGIRFENHAKNGRSTKSFRDEGRWDVVMERLQEGDYVIIEFGHNDQKINSEDRYAFADSTYRDNLIRFIKDVRSKGGNPILATPISRRSFDENGVLIDTHGRYSEVVREVSDEYEVPLFDMHVKTVELLNQFGVEKSKELFLHYRPGDYSVFPEGKEDNTHLSPTGAFKVSDLAVEELKRELPELVRFLKD; this is encoded by the coding sequence ATGAAGTTATTTGTGATCCTACTTTCTCTATTCTCCCTAGGTGTTGCCGTGATTTTTGGTGATATAGTTTCAGAAGAAGAGATTACTTTTTTTATGGTCGGAGACTCGACCATGGCGGATAAACCATATACTGGAAGTAATCCCGAAAAGGGTTGGGGACAGGTATTTCCTTTGTATTTCAAAGAGGGGATTCGCTTTGAAAACCACGCCAAGAATGGAAGAAGTACCAAAAGCTTTAGGGATGAAGGCAGGTGGGATGTGGTGATGGAACGATTGCAGGAAGGAGATTATGTGATCATTGAATTTGGTCATAATGATCAGAAAATAAATTCCGAGGATCGCTATGCTTTTGCGGATTCTACCTATCGGGATAATTTAATTCGATTCATTAAAGATGTCAGAAGCAAAGGAGGTAATCCCATTTTAGCGACTCCCATTTCGAGAAGAAGCTTCGATGAAAATGGAGTCTTGATTGATACTCATGGTAGGTATTCGGAAGTGGTAAGAGAGGTTTCAGACGAATATGAAGTGCCTTTGTTTGATATGCATGTAAAAACAGTTGAGCTCCTTAATCAATTTGGAGTAGAAAAATCCAAGGAGTTATTCCTTCATTACCGACCTGGTGATTATTCAGTGTTTCCTGAAGGAAAAGAAGATAATACTCATCTGTCTCCAACAGGAGCTTTCAAGGTAAGCGATTTAGCGGTGGAAGAATTAAAGAGAGAACTTCCTGAGCTAGTCAGGTTTTTAAAAGACTGA
- a CDS encoding VOC family protein, with translation MKFEHFAINVPDAKATALWYEEHLGLTVKKKMEEAPNMIFLADDSGTVMLELYNNPKGETLEFEKLHPLAVHIALVSQDPTGDKNRLIAAGAKEFSDDILPDGSHLVMLRDPWGICLQLCKRATPMI, from the coding sequence ATGAAATTTGAACACTTCGCCATCAATGTTCCCGATGCAAAAGCGACTGCTCTTTGGTACGAAGAACATTTAGGTCTTACAGTAAAAAAGAAAATGGAAGAAGCTCCAAATATGATTTTTCTGGCAGACGATAGCGGAACCGTCATGCTGGAACTTTACAATAACCCAAAAGGGGAAACGCTGGAATTTGAAAAATTACACCCCCTTGCGGTCCATATTGCTTTAGTGTCCCAAGATCCTACGGGGGATAAAAACCGGTTAATAGCAGCTGGGGCTAAAGAGTTTTCTGATGATATATTACCGGATGGGTCGCATTTAGTTATGCTGAGAGACCCATGGGGCATCTGTTTGCAATTATGTAAAAGAGCCACTCCCATGATTTAA
- a CDS encoding pectinesterase family protein encodes MNFIRIQFFFLLLSNTLIQPSFSQGEWLDPKPLDSEELKGKVEHDIVVAQDGTGHFKTIGEALDAIRVYLPKPLTVYIRPGIYKEKLVIHGPVTNVNFVGENPENTIITFDDFAAKDNMGTFETYTLKVLGNSLTFKNLTIQNTAGQVGQAVALHAEGDRLVFENCRFLGNQDTMFASGENSRQYYKNCYIEGTIDFIFGSATAVFENCEIHAKSNSYITAASTPAWVEYGYVFKNCRITSAADVSEVYLGRPWRNFAKTVFINTEMPPSIHPKGWHNWGREYAEKTVFYAEYGSYGPGSTKESRAEWTFQLSGDQLPQYHNSLIFSGSNNDADYDGNRWFGYEKDKSFNLEDAWKKDVRNFPQIKPVYASANDDILEVRNQVYKILGDRKLQIDVFAPKRVESLSPGIVMVHGGGWKSGGKELQIPMAMALAGRGFVTAVVEYRLSPEAPYPAGIHDVKEAIRWLKVHANEFGLDSNKVAISGSSAGGQIAALVGLTKSYEYEGESSLEASSIVHAIIDMDGILAFHHPESAEGQVASEWLGGTYGQKPEVWDHASPLYLKHPNFVPMLFINSQYPRFHAGRDELIEKLDAAGVYSEVHTFPESPHPFWLYEPWFQPTVDLMDGFLSKVLNY; translated from the coding sequence ATGAATTTTATTCGAATTCAGTTTTTCTTTCTGCTTTTGAGCAACACCTTAATTCAGCCATCATTTTCCCAAGGAGAATGGTTGGATCCCAAACCTTTGGATTCGGAAGAGTTAAAAGGAAAAGTGGAGCATGATATTGTGGTGGCACAAGATGGGACTGGTCATTTTAAGACCATTGGAGAAGCATTGGATGCGATCCGTGTTTACTTGCCAAAACCTTTGACAGTGTACATTAGGCCGGGTATTTATAAGGAGAAATTAGTCATCCACGGGCCTGTGACAAATGTGAATTTTGTAGGTGAAAACCCGGAAAACACCATCATCACTTTTGATGATTTTGCGGCAAAAGATAACATGGGAACATTCGAAACCTATACGCTCAAAGTACTTGGGAACTCCCTCACTTTTAAAAATTTAACGATTCAAAATACGGCTGGACAAGTTGGTCAGGCGGTGGCGTTACATGCAGAGGGTGATCGTTTAGTTTTTGAAAATTGTCGTTTTTTAGGCAATCAGGACACTATGTTTGCTTCAGGAGAAAATTCCAGACAGTATTATAAGAATTGTTATATCGAGGGGACGATAGATTTCATTTTTGGATCGGCTACTGCTGTGTTTGAGAATTGTGAAATTCATGCAAAATCTAACTCCTATATCACAGCAGCATCCACTCCAGCCTGGGTAGAATACGGTTATGTTTTCAAAAATTGTAGAATTACCTCAGCAGCGGATGTTTCTGAAGTTTATTTGGGAAGGCCATGGAGAAATTTTGCAAAAACTGTTTTTATCAATACTGAAATGCCTCCATCAATTCATCCGAAAGGCTGGCATAATTGGGGAAGGGAATATGCTGAAAAAACAGTTTTTTATGCAGAATATGGGAGTTATGGTCCAGGATCAACTAAAGAAAGCAGAGCAGAATGGACTTTTCAGCTTTCTGGGGATCAGTTGCCTCAGTATCACAATAGCCTTATTTTTTCTGGAAGTAATAATGATGCTGACTATGATGGAAACAGATGGTTTGGGTATGAAAAAGACAAATCTTTCAACCTGGAGGATGCTTGGAAAAAGGATGTTAGGAATTTTCCTCAAATCAAACCCGTATATGCATCAGCGAATGATGATATTCTGGAAGTAAGAAATCAAGTTTACAAAATACTGGGAGATAGAAAACTGCAAATAGACGTCTTCGCTCCCAAAAGAGTGGAGTCATTAAGTCCAGGAATAGTAATGGTGCATGGGGGAGGATGGAAGTCTGGAGGCAAAGAACTTCAGATTCCCATGGCGATGGCTTTGGCGGGAAGAGGGTTTGTTACTGCCGTGGTGGAATATAGGCTTTCGCCAGAAGCACCATATCCTGCAGGAATTCATGATGTGAAAGAGGCGATTCGATGGCTGAAAGTACATGCGAATGAATTTGGTCTAGACAGCAACAAAGTGGCTATTTCCGGAAGTTCTGCCGGAGGACAAATTGCTGCATTAGTAGGTCTGACCAAGTCTTATGAATACGAGGGTGAAAGCTCTTTGGAAGCTAGTTCAATAGTTCATGCAATCATTGACATGGATGGGATTTTGGCTTTCCATCATCCTGAATCTGCAGAAGGTCAGGTTGCTTCCGAATGGCTGGGTGGTACCTATGGACAAAAACCTGAGGTTTGGGACCATGCTTCACCTTTGTACTTGAAGCATCCCAATTTTGTCCCTATGCTTTTTATCAATTCCCAATATCCAAGGTTCCACGCGGGGAGAGATGAATTAATTGAAAAGTTAGATGCTGCAGGAGTTTATTCGGAAGTTCACACTTTCCCTGAAAGTCCACATCCATTTTGGCTTTATGAGCCTTGGTTTCAACCTACCGTTGATCTGATGGATGGCTTTTTAAGCAAGGTTTTAAACTATTAA
- a CDS encoding UxaA family hydrolase, which produces MNHRIVRIHPKDNVLVALQDLEAGELYSIEGVEGILQAPVSAKHKFSMEDLHQGDLIYMYGGIVGKAVVDIPSGHPLTTSNVTHEAESFGGKTEDYHWEAPDVSKFQNRTFQGFHRSDGQVGTGNYWLVIPLVFCENRNVDTIKEAFLEELGFAKPNPYKQLVKEMALHYQAGDQAAIANLSVSTFTERKDLKLFPQVDGIKFLNHQGGCGGVRQDSEALCTLLAGYINNPNTAGATVLSLGCQNAQASILEQKLKEMNPDFQKPLIMLEQQKEGTEQQLLTHAIKETFLGLAEVNKLRRQPAALSKLTVGLECGGSDGFSGISANPSVGYAADLIVALGGKAILSEFPELCGVEQELINRCVTHESAEKFSALMKSYAAAAEAVGSGFDMNPSPGNIKDGLITDAMKSSGAAKKGGTSPVTDVLDYGEIVRKPGLNLLCTPGNDVESTTAMAGSGANVILFTTGLGTPTGNPITPVIKVSSNHRLVERMPDIIDVNTGYVISGEKSIQQMGEEILEQVIAVASGEMTKAQKLGQDDFIPWKRGVSL; this is translated from the coding sequence ATGAACCATCGAATAGTACGAATTCATCCCAAAGACAATGTCCTTGTAGCCTTACAGGATTTAGAAGCAGGAGAACTTTATTCCATTGAAGGTGTAGAGGGAATCTTACAGGCCCCGGTTTCCGCTAAACATAAATTCTCAATGGAGGACCTTCACCAGGGAGATTTGATTTATATGTATGGAGGTATCGTGGGCAAAGCAGTGGTAGATATTCCTTCAGGCCACCCCCTGACTACATCCAATGTCACCCATGAAGCTGAAAGCTTTGGGGGAAAAACGGAAGATTACCACTGGGAAGCACCTGATGTAAGCAAATTTCAAAATAGGACCTTTCAAGGTTTTCATCGAAGTGACGGACAGGTTGGAACGGGTAATTACTGGTTGGTTATTCCCTTGGTATTTTGTGAAAATCGAAATGTAGACACCATCAAGGAAGCTTTTTTGGAAGAATTAGGATTTGCCAAACCTAACCCATACAAGCAACTGGTCAAAGAAATGGCTTTGCACTACCAAGCGGGAGACCAAGCAGCAATCGCCAATCTTTCAGTTTCCACATTTACAGAAAGGAAAGATTTGAAATTATTTCCACAGGTAGATGGCATTAAATTTCTAAATCATCAGGGAGGGTGTGGTGGAGTAAGACAGGATTCCGAGGCCCTTTGCACCTTACTGGCTGGATATATCAATAATCCTAACACCGCTGGAGCAACGGTCTTAAGCTTGGGATGTCAAAATGCACAGGCTTCCATCTTAGAACAGAAACTAAAAGAGATGAATCCTGATTTCCAAAAGCCATTGATCATGTTGGAGCAGCAAAAGGAAGGAACAGAGCAGCAATTATTGACCCATGCCATCAAAGAAACATTCCTAGGATTAGCTGAGGTAAATAAATTACGCAGGCAACCCGCTGCATTGAGTAAATTGACGGTGGGGTTAGAATGTGGCGGTTCAGATGGTTTTTCGGGTATTTCAGCCAATCCATCTGTGGGATATGCTGCGGATCTCATTGTCGCCCTTGGTGGAAAGGCAATTCTTTCTGAATTCCCCGAATTATGCGGAGTAGAACAAGAACTGATCAACCGATGCGTAACCCATGAAAGCGCAGAAAAATTTTCAGCATTAATGAAATCCTACGCTGCTGCGGCAGAGGCAGTAGGTTCCGGTTTTGACATGAATCCCTCTCCTGGAAACATCAAAGATGGATTGATCACAGATGCCATGAAATCTTCAGGAGCCGCAAAAAAAGGAGGTACCTCTCCGGTTACAGATGTACTGGACTACGGAGAAATCGTCAGGAAACCAGGTCTAAATTTGCTTTGCACCCCTGGGAATGATGTGGAAAGCACTACTGCAATGGCTGGTTCTGGAGCCAATGTGATACTTTTCACTACAGGTTTAGGAACTCCCACCGGAAATCCAATCACACCAGTGATCAAAGTATCCAGCAACCACCGCCTGGTGGAAAGGATGCCAGATATCATCGACGTCAACACGGGATATGTGATTTCCGGAGAGAAATCCATTCAGCAAATGGGTGAGGAAATTTTAGAGCAGGTCATTGCCGTCGCAAGTGGAGAAATGACCAAAGCCCAGAAATTGGGGCAAGATGATTTTATTCCTTGGAAAAGAGGCGTATCCCTTTAA
- a CDS encoding TRAP transporter substrate-binding protein — protein MKRTLSILVITIFLGVLPFSCSSPLKFKIIKLGHAQVVSHPVHEAMLFMAKQIEKKSNGKIKVKVYPNQQLGSERELLELLQIGSLGMTKVSAAALEGFAPTMQVFGMPYLFRDDEHQRKVLEGPIGKQLLLDGEEFWLRGLCYYDAGKRSFYTKDKPVETPEDLAGLKVRVMESVTASNMVKALGSSPTPVSYGELYTALQQGIVDAAENNPPSLYTSKHYEVCKYYSLDEHTALPDVVIISTKVWEDLTEEEQQWVQEAADESATYEYKLWEESSAESMRELEAAGVTITYPDKEPFRKAVEGVYDQLKIDQPEIYEIVQAIRDVK, from the coding sequence ATGAAAAGAACCCTTTCAATTTTAGTGATCACCATTTTTTTAGGAGTTCTTCCGTTTTCTTGTTCCTCTCCGCTCAAATTTAAGATCATCAAACTAGGTCATGCCCAGGTGGTTAGTCATCCCGTACATGAGGCGATGCTGTTTATGGCCAAGCAAATTGAGAAAAAATCAAATGGAAAAATCAAGGTCAAAGTATACCCTAACCAGCAATTAGGCTCCGAAAGGGAATTGCTCGAACTGCTTCAAATTGGAAGTTTGGGTATGACCAAAGTATCTGCGGCTGCTTTGGAAGGCTTTGCTCCGACCATGCAAGTGTTTGGAATGCCCTATTTATTTAGAGATGACGAGCACCAGCGAAAAGTGTTGGAAGGTCCCATTGGTAAACAACTGCTCCTAGATGGAGAAGAGTTTTGGCTTCGGGGATTATGTTATTACGATGCAGGGAAAAGAAGTTTTTATACCAAAGATAAACCTGTAGAAACTCCTGAGGACTTAGCTGGTCTGAAAGTACGGGTAATGGAGAGTGTGACGGCATCCAATATGGTAAAAGCACTTGGTAGCTCACCTACTCCGGTTTCCTATGGAGAATTGTATACTGCTTTGCAACAAGGGATCGTGGATGCAGCGGAGAATAATCCTCCAAGCCTTTATACTTCCAAGCACTATGAAGTTTGTAAATATTATAGTCTGGATGAGCACACAGCATTACCAGATGTGGTCATTATCAGTACCAAGGTCTGGGAAGATTTGACTGAGGAAGAGCAACAATGGGTACAGGAGGCAGCGGACGAATCTGCGACCTATGAATATAAACTTTGGGAAGAATCCTCCGCAGAATCCATGCGTGAATTGGAAGCCGCCGGTGTGACTATTACCTATCCTGATAAAGAGCCTTTCCGAAAAGCGGTGGAAGGTGTTTATGACCAATTGAAAATAGATCAGCCTGAAATTTATGAAATCGTTCAGGCCATTAGAGATGTGAAATAA
- a CDS encoding TRAP transporter large permease, whose product MEILSVLVLVLSFIFFLGIGVPVAWSLGLSSMFTLMVTVASMPAITTVAQRMGTGLDSFSLLAIPFFILAGELMNRGGIANRLINFAKALTGRLPGGLLHVNVIAAMLMGAIAGSAVAAASSMGGILGKRMEKEGYPKELGAAVNITSSTTGLIIPPSNVLIVYSLASGGVSIAALFVAGYLPGLLVGLLLMITAAVMVKIKKLPAGEASTFKHLLSTFWKAIPSLFLLVVVIGGIIGGVFTATEASAIAVVYSLALSMIYREIGVKDLPAVLLKSAETTAVVMLLIATSMAMSWVMSSEEIPQSISNSLLSLSDNIFVILIMINVLLLFVGIFMDMTPAVLIFTPIFLPVVTSLGIDPVHFGIMMVLNLCIGLCTPPVGSVLFIGVGIAQTTIQKVIKPLLPFFFAMILALALIMIFPEISLWLPRVFGL is encoded by the coding sequence ATGGAAATTCTTAGCGTTTTAGTACTGGTATTATCATTTATTTTCTTTTTAGGAATTGGTGTTCCAGTGGCTTGGAGTCTGGGACTTTCGAGCATGTTTACTTTAATGGTGACGGTAGCTTCTATGCCTGCCATTACCACCGTGGCCCAACGAATGGGGACTGGACTGGATAGTTTCTCCTTGCTGGCGATTCCATTTTTTATTTTGGCAGGAGAGCTCATGAATCGAGGAGGGATTGCCAATCGCTTGATTAATTTTGCCAAAGCCCTTACAGGAAGACTCCCCGGAGGATTACTTCATGTGAATGTCATTGCAGCCATGTTGATGGGAGCCATTGCAGGTTCAGCCGTAGCGGCAGCATCGTCTATGGGAGGTATTTTGGGGAAAAGAATGGAAAAAGAAGGATATCCAAAAGAGTTAGGAGCTGCTGTAAACATCACCTCATCTACAACTGGATTGATTATACCTCCATCCAATGTGTTGATCGTCTATTCTTTGGCCTCAGGAGGGGTGTCCATTGCTGCTCTATTTGTGGCAGGATATCTTCCAGGCTTATTGGTGGGGTTGTTGTTAATGATCACTGCAGCGGTGATGGTTAAAATAAAGAAATTACCTGCAGGAGAGGCCAGTACTTTCAAACATTTATTGAGCACTTTCTGGAAAGCAATTCCAAGTTTATTCTTGTTGGTTGTGGTGATTGGAGGGATTATCGGAGGAGTATTTACAGCAACCGAGGCCTCTGCCATTGCAGTAGTATATAGCTTAGCTCTTTCCATGATTTATAGGGAAATAGGAGTAAAGGATCTACCTGCTGTATTGTTGAAATCCGCAGAAACTACCGCGGTAGTGATGTTGCTTATCGCCACATCCATGGCCATGTCTTGGGTGATGTCCAGTGAGGAAATTCCTCAAAGCATTTCCAATTCCCTGTTATCCTTGAGCGATAATATTTTTGTGATCTTGATCATGATCAATGTGTTGCTTCTATTTGTAGGGATTTTTATGGATATGACTCCTGCAGTACTGATTTTTACACCGATCTTTTTACCGGTTGTTACTTCTTTGGGGATCGATCCTGTTCATTTTGGTATTATGATGGTGCTAAACCTTTGTATTGGTCTTTGTACTCCACCGGTAGGCTCCGTATTATTTATTGGAGTAGGAATAGCCCAAACTACCATTCAGAAGGTAATCAAGCCCCTACTTCCGTTCTTCTTTGCGATGATCTTAGCCTTGGCCTTGATTATGATATTCCCTGAAATATCACTTTGGCTACCCAGGGTGTTTGGGCTTTAA
- a CDS encoding Gfo/Idh/MocA family protein, with protein sequence MKKFGIGIVGTGSIAVKHAQAIEELKGAELVALFNPNSSSANAAKELFSAPIYTELNEFLGLPNLDIVCICTPSGIHLEPGLAAARAGKHVMVEKPIEITLPRADQLIAACKEGGVQLAVIFQNRFAEDFIKLKKAVVNGVFGRLLVGNAYVNWFRDDAYYATSKWKGTLKADGGGALINQGIHTIDLLLDLMGDVAHVYAQVQTTLYPIEGEDLGMGLVQFKNGALGNVTSATTLYPGYPERVEIFGTKGSAILEGGKIIAWNIKGEEASEIKGDAVSGSGSSDPNAIGYQLHLQQWELFLKDIKNNSTPTVDGKTARKSVELIRAMYQSSKTGQKVEFPFKDKAG encoded by the coding sequence ATGAAAAAATTCGGAATTGGAATAGTAGGTACAGGATCCATAGCGGTGAAACATGCACAGGCAATTGAAGAGTTAAAAGGAGCGGAACTGGTAGCACTTTTTAATCCGAACTCTTCCAGTGCCAATGCAGCGAAGGAGTTGTTTTCAGCTCCTATATATACCGAATTAAATGAATTTTTAGGCCTTCCGAATTTGGATATAGTTTGCATTTGCACTCCAAGTGGAATTCATTTGGAGCCAGGATTAGCTGCAGCCAGGGCTGGAAAGCATGTGATGGTAGAGAAGCCTATTGAAATTACCTTGCCTAGAGCCGATCAATTAATTGCAGCATGTAAGGAAGGTGGAGTTCAGCTGGCTGTAATTTTTCAAAATAGATTCGCGGAAGATTTCATCAAACTAAAGAAGGCAGTTGTCAATGGGGTATTTGGAAGATTGTTGGTAGGCAATGCCTATGTCAATTGGTTTAGGGATGATGCGTATTATGCCACCAGTAAGTGGAAAGGTACGTTGAAAGCCGATGGGGGAGGAGCCCTTATCAATCAGGGGATCCATACCATTGATTTACTGTTGGATTTAATGGGGGATGTAGCACATGTATACGCGCAAGTCCAAACCACCCTCTATCCGATTGAAGGTGAAGATTTGGGAATGGGCTTGGTTCAATTCAAAAATGGGGCCCTGGGGAATGTTACCTCTGCAACCACCTTGTATCCGGGATACCCCGAACGAGTAGAGATCTTTGGGACCAAGGGAAGTGCAATCCTGGAAGGAGGTAAGATCATTGCCTGGAATATCAAGGGAGAAGAAGCCTCAGAAATAAAAGGGGACGCTGTTTCTGGCTCAGGTTCTTCAGACCCTAATGCCATTGGTTACCAATTGCACCTTCAACAATGGGAATTGTTTTTAAAAGACATCAAGAATAACTCAACACCTACGGTAGACGGAAAAACTGCACGAAAATCAGTAGAGTTGATTCGGGCCATGTATCAATCTTCCAAAACTGGTCAAAAAGTAGAATTCCCTTTCAAAGACAAAGCAGGTTAA
- a CDS encoding TRAP transporter small permease, which translates to MFSLETKSKLDKLISHLLVILMALMVINVTWQVTSRYIFKDPSSFTDELSRYMMIWVGMLGAAYVAGKNEHLAIDILLTNLKEKAQDKLMILISVCILVFAIVVMVIGGSNLVYITFILGQKSATLQIPLAYVYGIIPFSGLLVTYYQVVFIIQLFHSIQTAE; encoded by the coding sequence ATGTTTTCATTAGAAACTAAATCCAAACTTGATAAACTGATCTCGCATCTGTTGGTCATCTTGATGGCCTTGATGGTGATCAATGTGACTTGGCAAGTTACTTCAAGGTATATTTTTAAAGACCCTAGCTCTTTTACAGATGAACTTTCTAGATACATGATGATCTGGGTAGGGATGCTTGGGGCAGCTTATGTGGCAGGTAAAAACGAGCATTTAGCCATCGATATACTTCTGACGAATTTAAAAGAGAAAGCTCAGGATAAATTAATGATCCTGATCAGTGTGTGTATTCTGGTATTTGCCATCGTAGTGATGGTTATTGGCGGATCTAATTTGGTGTACATCACTTTTATTCTTGGTCAAAAGTCCGCTACCCTTCAAATCCCCTTAGCCTATGTATATGGTATTATTCCATTTAGCGGGTTGTTAGTCACGTACTACCAGGTAGTATTTATTATTCAATTGTTCCACTCTATCCAAACAGCTGAATAA